GTGATCACACACACGaggatgaataaaacataaagggATACTAGACgtttaatattttcttaaataaaataaaattacactCATGTACacaaattatattcatataattaACTTTCCAAATACAGCTTCTGCTTGAAGTGGATTTCCTGTGTtgccaaataaaaacaaaacaaagcagcaatTCATTAGTGGTTTAGATGTTAATGACTTGTTGTTTACAATTTCTCAACTAAGTCCTTCAGTTCTCATTTACTGCGGCTGATTGTGAATAGAATGGATCGTGCTTCACAATTCATTCTTCATGTTTAGGGATGCACAGAGGCCAATAGACAATTGAATGGGCTAATTAAGTTATTGGAAGATACTTATTAATCTGTGGGGCCTCATAAATGATGGGAGACAATAAGCCTCTTTTAACAAATTCCTCTTCTCTCATATTCTCACAAGGTCTTTTTATATTCTCACTAAGACTCTTCTGCAAAAATCAAAGCTCAATCCTCCTCCAGTGCCtcacttttattatatttgccAGAATATTCAGAGCtccatttattattaatataatctTTAGTGTTAATCAAAGTAGagtgtttttaaactgtaaCTTCAGAATCTGTCAGATTCTTTAAATGCTAGTGTTCTTCTTTCTGTGAGCTTTCACAGCGAATGTAAAAATTATCCACTCGTGTAAACGTGTGACCCATTATCTTTATTTACGGTGGTTAAGAAATTTAAAGGTTATAAATTCAATGTTTGTATTAATTCATTAACATTGATCACTATATAAACTTGATTGAGTTATTATTCAAAATACAGATTGAGCATGTGCCAAATTAATGACTTAACTATTAAAACCCCTGAATGGCatatttcccagggaataattaataaatCTTGATTGAAAGCATCCGACATATTTATGGGACTTatatctctgagtgtgtttggccttggcagaggtttctagttgcatctgtttttcttccagcaTTCTTGCATGAAGTCAACTTTGTTTATTATTAGGTGTATTAAGTGTTTTTCAAGTCGGATGTGTTGTCAGCTGTGGCCCCCGTCCCCGACCTTCCATGTGACCATGTTTGCTTTACAATGGAGGACGGACACAGTTGTTTATCTTGCCATTGGGCAGACATGTGATCATCATCAGTTGGTGTTTACATTTCCTACGTATGGTGATTGAATGATCGGCCCCATgtgataaatatgttttattttgtttagcATCGATGTTTAACTGTTGCCTGGAAGCAAGAGGAAATCAGTCAGATTTTCTGCACAGGCTGATGGGTGCTGCTTTTAAACGTAACATGGTGTGATGTCAGACCTTTAAACTCGGCTAACATTGTCCCTGTTGAGACTACATCCAAACACTCATTGCATATTCCACACTTATTCACCGTGAATATAAATAATGGACCAAATCAAGAGGTCGCTGCACCTTTTGAACTATAAAGAGTCAGTGATGGCTGTCATCGAGTCAGGGGCCGCAGACGTCAAATGCCCCCTGACAGTCCACCAGATGTGAGCTGAGCTCTGCGCTGCATTAAAAATACAACTGAGATTCCGTGCGTCTGTCTGTGAGGGTTGTGTGTCCATCATGATGGCAGCTCCGCTCTGTGTCTGAGGGGACATACGGGCTTTGTCACACAGGGCGCTGTCATTCAAACCTGTTGAGCTGCATCTCTCACTCATTTCTGACGGCAAACAATCCCCCCAAAATAATTCTGACTTCCTGGGAATGAGTAAAAAGTTGAGAATGAAGAAAGGTCGACACCTGAAAGGACATTTTTAGCTTTAGAACAAATATGAGTAACACCTTGATGATTGAGGTTGACTGGTAAACAGCCAAAAGCATGAACGTTTCCTGTTTCTacactcactgtgttttgttttgtgtgtcaatGTATGTGCATCTCATTTGCATGCGTAGGCGGTGTGGAAGATAACGTGCTGTGGATCGCCATGGCAGGGACCCACCAGATCTGGGCTCTGTTTCTAGCAGATGGAAATCTGCCCAAAGGAAGGTGAGACCATCATGGCCACTTGGCAACAGGAAACCTTTAAACCCGAGAAATAAAGACATTTGACATGGTCAAACAAGCCTTGcctatgatgatgatgatgatgtatttCATTGCTTTGTCACCACCTTCTATTTACCAGTGTGTTGAAGGCGGGAACGTGCGTGCGATGGGCCGGCAGCGGCAGCGAGGAGAACCGAAACAACTCCTACCCCCACAAGGCGGGCTTTGCTCAGCCTTCAGGCCTGGCTCTGGCCCCGGAGGAGTCCATGGGCTGCATGTTCGTGGCCGACAGTGAAAGCAGCACCATCCGCACCCTCGCGTTGAAGGATGGAGGTGTCAAGCTGCTGGTCGGGGGAGAGCGAGACCCGATGGTGGGTGGACATGAGTTAATTtaaaacttggtggatggaTTCAAGACTTATTTTTTCTGCTAGATACCTTTTTACGTTTATTTCCTAACATTAACATAGTTGGTAATAGTTGTAAACAAACCAGCTACAGAATAGTTTTATGGTCAACACACTTTCAAGGTCAAATGCACTCATTCCTAGTTAGTGTAGTTTATTTGTATCCATTTTAGTGTATTGGAGGAAATTCCCGAAGCAGAACTAGATGAGCTCTCACACAGTAATTTCAATGATAACTTGTGTACTTGGCTCTGTCTCCATCCATTAACAGCAAACACAATTTAAAGCCTTCACTTTAATCTGCCACAGAAATGCTCACAATCACTAGTTTTCAggaccatttaaaaaaaatactataaaatattgttttgttttttgaagagTGCATAACGCCACCAAGACTAATGCCCCATCTCTCAACTTTAAAGGGGGGTGGGTCCTGAGTGGGTTCTTCCGTGGGTCAAGCctctccacaaaatgtcatgttgtttttgtataatcctgctaaataacaaacagacaaaccaaacataaCTTTCTTGGTGGAGACAACAAAGCTTCTCTTGTTCGTCGCTGAATCAGACCCTAAAAAATAGTTTGTGGTTGATCACGTCTTCTTAGCCGCTCCGTAGTAGTGCTTCTGTAATTTTCCTGTCACTATGGTGGATTTATCGGAAATTCCCTTGAGCTCGAAAGCTCGTAGTCATCGATAAGAATGGGGAGTAATTAACTGGAGTCATATACAGTTTATTCAACATGGCAGGGAGCCAGTAACATGCTCTGTGATCTACGGCCTCTAGATGTTTCGGCTTttgaactgagacacagaaacattaaaCCTTTAAATAGGATTAAAACTGTTAGCCAATGTGCATCGGACAGATACAGCACCTGCTGATGCATATATATAGTGCCATTAAAAGTGCAGAACGAAGGGTGTCAGCTCAGATGCACATTCATTTGTAGCAGGTGACACTTTTCTGTTTGCAGCTGTGGACAGTCGATGGGCCTCGGAGTCACTCATTGTTATGTTTATTGATCAGAGTGATGCAGCGTGAAAAGCTATTAATTCCAATTCTTTCCAATTTCTAACAGATTGGTTGTTGATTGGCTGTAATGGTAATTCATCTGTTTGGGATCACATTTGCTTGAAACAATGTTTGGATTAAAGACTGTTCATTTAATTATCTGTGATTTGACATTAATGTTATTGTTCTATTGTCTACTGTTATTCTAGATGCTTCTTGTGCCTCTGTTCTCGTATGAATTAGTCAGAATCCTTTGAGATAATTGATTTTGCCATATCCTTTATGTAGTATGATTCTCATAAGCACTGGTTGTTTCTATCACAGGCCTCGACTTGTATTTTGATGGTTAAAGTCTTTTTTCCGGTCAAAAACAGAAATGGTTTCAATTTGGTTGGAGGCGCTTCTAAAATTTGACTCTGTTCTTTCACCCATGTTGACTCTAAACAAAGGGGTCACAAGTTGCACTTAGGGCATTTGTACGTTTCTATCTCTTCTTTCCATCTGTCCTGACCATTTTTATCTTCTTTTGAACCAGAACCTCTTTGCTTTCGGGGATGTGGATGGGAAAGGGGTGGATGCCAAGCTGCAGCATCCCCTCGGTGTGGCCTGGGCTCCGGAACAAAGCCTGCTCTATGTGGTCGACTCCTACAACCACAAGGTAACTGTTGCACATCACATGGCTGCTGTTCAAAGCTACATTAAGTTGTTGAGTGGCTGCTCAAAGCTTGACTCTCCTTTTTGATCTGATACCATACGGCGAACATACAGGATTTGACTCTTTTtcttaattgtgtgtgtttgcctgtgtgatTCAGATCAAGGTGGTGGATCCAAAGACAAAGCAGTGTTGCACATTAGCAGGGACGGGAGAGGCTGGAGATGCTCTGGGCCCCGAATTTGACAAATCCTGCTTCAACGAACCCGGAGGAATCTGTGTTGGCCAGGACGAGAAGCTTCTTTATATCGCGGATACCAACAACCACCAAGTCAAAATCCTGGACTTGGCCTCCAAGACTGTCTCACTGGTCAGagccgtgtctgtgtgttacaaCCTTGAGAATGTACTCAACATTttgtccacgtgtgtgtgtcgttAATCTATCCCAAAAGCCTTTGTCCTAGAAGAGCTTGGATTAAAGGTTAAATAGAGAGGACATGGTTGGTATCAATCGCTTTCGCCTCTTTAATCCAAATACCCAAATTTCTCTCCACTCCAGTTCCCCATATCCATGGACTGCACCGACTCGGTACCTGCGCGACCTGCCAAAGCCCCCACGCTGCCTAAATCCGCCGCCAGGAAAGCAATGCCACCGGTAGCGGTGTCTGCGGGCCAGTCTCTCGTCCTGTCGCTCTCCCTGTCCCTCCCAGAAGGAACCAAACTCACAGAGGAGGCCCCCAGCTGCTGGGCCCTCTCAGCCGAGGGTGAGACGAAGTTCATTCATTGTTACAAATGTCATGTAAATGTGATAATCAGATTTACCCTACACATGAAAGTGAAAACCTCTTTATGGTTGTGTTAATGCCTGCTGCACGTTAGAGGATTTTCAAATCGCAGACGCAGGACCACACACttgatgtttaaaataaaataacgaTTCTAACATAGGGAGTTataacatcattttttttaataaatgattttgattgatttaaaatagattttgaaCAAAGGTAGGCAAAAGCAGGATTGTCATTGCTGGTTTTACAACTGTCCTTTTTTCCATCTCCGTAATACAGCACTGATATTATTTGTGTGGCTGTAAGCAAAAAGTGTTCATCAATGCACGTGGGTCAGTGTCAaaaaattaacttgttttttttagagattCATAACAAGCAACTAGTGTTTTTAGAATGAGCCCAAAAAAAACTGCCCAACCCGTGGCCCTTGTGCTTTTTCcaagagacaagagaaaaaagaagaatccCAAAGTGGATGTTCAGATGAGGGGTTAAAAGATGACGAGACAAATATCTGCTGTAAAGGGGTTGTTGGGGAGACGTGGAAGAATCACATGGACATCAAAAAATTCCAGTGAAGACACAAAAATCCCCTGCACTTGTCTCTACCAGTTGCCCAAACTCATGCTCAGCAAAGGCGCGATTAAACCTTTGAATTATAAGTCTTCATTTGCCTGTTTTTATGTGATTACTCCCCGTGACTGTAGCCGTGTTCTCTTCATTTATAATGACCCTCTTCTATTCTAGATGTGAGCCTCTCAACCTCTCCTACAAGGCTTTATTTTGGTCCGTGATCTGTCAAAAATATAATAGAAGTGAATGATACTTAACCTTCATGTCATTCTCACTGTGCTACAACCCACACCGGGGATTTACAGTTCTCAGCTGAGGCATGGAGAGATCAGTCAgggactcttttttttttttaatgcaccaGTGAGGATGTGCTTCGCATGGCTAATATAATGATTGTACCTGCCACATACTGAACCGGGGCTTCGTTCATCGCTCTCCATTTGTAATCAACAGCAGTCTGACCCCGGGATCAAGTGTGAAGTGATTTCAGATATGTTAGTGACGGTTGATGGTCCGTTCATTAGGTTTGGAGCTCGAGTGTCTCCATCATCCTGAGCGGCGCAGCAGGCAGTCCGCCGTATCAGCGCGCTATTTTTAGAAACATTTCGATAAGACGACATGCCTTGGTTCACATAATTAGCCACCAGGCTATGATACGTGATCCCCCGCTGTCCGACTATACCCAGTCTAGACTTAATGCTGATCGGATCACAGCAGAGGCAGGAATTTTAATGGATCAAGTTGGAAGCGCACGCCAGATCTAAAGTGTTTTCACTGGCTTTTCACAAATGGCTTCCCTGGGACTGCACGTTGGGCATCAGCCTCATTAATCACTGCCGGCAACGATCTCACCGTCTGTCCGGAGTCATATTTTCTCACAGTTGATGTTGTTGCTTTCTCTTTTTGACTTTGACCCATCTTTCAGTGTCCGtgccccatttttttttttaatgagtatTTGTTGCTAAAAATATCCCCGAAAATGTATGTCCTCACCCTCACGTCATCTGATTCACTGGGGCTACGTGGATTTGAGGGGGGTAATATTTTAGCCGGCTCAATTTAGAGCTAGTGTGTGATGCTCGAGCCAATCTAGTACACAGGGTGCACCTTGCCCTGCTCAACAATAAATAACAGATGTGACGCAGACACTTTGTGAATGAGCTGCGTCCAGAATAAGGAGCAGTCTCGCTTTTTGTGAATCACCTCCTTTCAAGAACATTGGCAAACAGAGACGTTAATAAATGTGTCACCAAATAAATGTTCCAGATTGGGTCAGACTACAGATTTTGCACCTACAtcattctgtttcctgtttttcccACAGGTAACGAGTGGCTGCTTGACAATAAGGTGGTTACAGGTGACATATTGGATCTGTCCAGGCCCCTCTGCATCTCAACCAAACTTCCAGCTGTTGTTAAGGACTCCACCGGCGAGGCAAGCCTCACTTTGGGTGTATGGGTGTACTACTGTACGGAGGCAGGTAAAGCCTGTATGATGAAAGCAGCCTCCTTCACTCAGCCTCTACAGATAAGTGCCGGTCCCGGAGAGGAAGAGGTCACCGTGGCGTTGACTCATGCCTTCTAAAACTTCTCCCTTGGTCCAAACAGCCGGAgaatccacttttttttttttttaaatgtcagtttaacTTCTGATCAGGGctaaaactgaaacaaagatTGTTTGTAACGGAGCCGTCACTTTTATcaaaaaaatgcatttggtACAAACCTGatttttctgcattatttcatttcGGACTGCTCCCAAGCTCTTTCTCCAAATTGTAATGCATCATCGCTGTAATGTTGTTTACTGTGCGTGACGGTTATTGATGGGAATGCAAATCGATTTATCCCTGGGCCTTTTTACTAAGGCTGAATAGCAAACACAGTAGCAGGCtaaaaaaaagacactatatatttatacagcAAATTTCCTATTGGTTAAGTTAAAGACAGAAGCCAGAAAACTGTCTCTAttagaaatgtatatttttatacatgAAGAAGTTCatctcaaagacactttacgTATCAGAAACTCTATGTAcctcaaaaataaaagcctctaTTAAATCAATAagaaactttttattttgattatctAATTGGCAGGTGGTGATAGAGCTGTCAGATGatacacagataaacaaacttCGTCATTTAACAGTGATGTGGAGGATTTAAAGCTACTTaagttgttaaaaaacaaagtaGGAGCTGAAGCCTCTGATCAGCTTCACATTCTCCCCTGAACCAGCAGATGGACGAGAAATTCAAAGACACAAAATTAGCAGACGCCTTCTGTTTgaattcagaaaaagaaaattgcagagACTGAGGTTTTGCTCTGCCATTGCTTTTGAATGCTAATGCAGAGTTAtggcctctctctcttgcaGAAGTATAATATTGAAACCTTAATCTCAGTCCGAGGAAAGAAGTATTAAGTTTTAAGCAAGACCAGAAATGAAACTTTATGAGAAGTTATCTATTTAGagaatcactttttttttattattatcattaatatatTAAAGATGTCGAGCACCAGTGTATTAACTCAAatcttgacttttttttctttgaaacaCGGTATGTACGTTGTTGCTTTTGCCTTCACATGCACCGATCAAGCTCCTGTAAACATTTATGCAGCGCGTGTCACCGCAGAGCAAGTAGTCTTGAGTTGTTTACAGTTCATCGTCTCTTAAAGGCGACAGTCGACGCATTGTTCTgtgcatcctctctctctctctgtctgtgactgATTATTCTTCTAATAAGGATTATTTATGACACGAGGAGTCCGTTTGATTAAGGCCGTTAAAAATATTGCCGTTATGTAAGCGAATGAATAAAGTGCCTGTTTCCAATAAAGGGAAGATGACCTCTGGTGAACCGATGACACCGAGTGACTTCTGCTCGCTGTGTGCACTCTGAAAGACACTCTTATTGAAATCGCTATCTCTCCCCGTGCATCTATACAGTTAATTTCTCCTCCACAAAGGGAGCTTGATATGAATCTAATGATGCCGCGCTGTAATACACCGTGTGCGTCGTTGTTGTGTAACACAATATGATAATGTGCAAGTTGTCGTTTGTCATTTTCCCCTTTATTGGTTTTCAAAGTTATTAGCTGTTGTCAGACCGGGGCCATCGCAATGTTTTGATTGTCATCGCTGTCATCATGTCTCGTGATTTAAATGTGCTTgtctgactttattttatttattattattattataataattattaggTTTGGCTCTCTTGGCCCCAGTGCCTTGGATAAGAGGTGTTACTGTATGAATGGTGGGAGGCGATGACACTTTGACTGTATCTGTCGTGggaaaaagttatttatttattttttcttttctgcacaaGTTTCACCAGGGTTCTCTCTCCGCTCTATGATCCCTCTGGAATTTCCTAATGAACAGTAATGAGCTTGAGCGGCTGTGGGTGTGCATTAAGTTCCTGATGGTGTTTACTAAGTCTCGCTTGATTTCTCCTCGCTGCACTCGCATGCTTTTGTCTTGGAAGGTACCTTGTTAGTCAGTGCTGCTCTGTAAGATGCAGAACAacgaataaaacatttttgatacGTGACCTGGTTGTATGTCTGCAATGAGAAGAAGCTGAGGTTTCACATCATTCCTGAACATTCCTCTCGTACGCCTCCTTTGCAAATCAGGTCACTTGCCATCACCACaattaatacattaataaaaatgaaCGACTGCGGCTCTGCCATGTGAGATTTTTATCAAAAGCTTCTCTAATGAGCTCCGTTCATCTGTAAATTGGCCACAGTGTCAGGTTACGTGCGAGCTGACCCCGACTGTCAGACTTCCTGTTTCACATCGTGCACTAAATGCCTGTCATCTGTCCCATTCCTTTTACCAGAAGCAGCACATTTTCCTCATGTTTGCAGATTAGTGTTGCAATGAGGTGGTTTTCATGCCACTATTCAAAAACCTGCCAGCAAGAAACCTGTCTGATTTGGTTCGAGCAGACGTTTAGCAGCACATGAAATATCACAAATACACATGGAATCACTGTCCTTTCATTTCTCAGTcccctctctgtcactctgaGCCTTATTAGTTTCTACTGAAGACAAGTACGGGTCATAAAAATGTTATGTATTTGTAAAAaggttattttatataattcatGTCTGCAGCAGCCGGACACTGGTTTTAAAGTCCTCCTCCCATAAAGCcaggtttttaaacatgttaagAAATTAGAAAGGTGAAGAGTTAAACCATCGTTAGGTCGtgagggattttctttttttatgacaaaccttttgaataaataatctTGAACAGTTTTAGTTGGTGTCCTAATATGAGTTTTATGTCGCCCATGTTCATTCTAACTGCCACTTAGCGCCTAGATCGAGGCCTTATCCAATCATTTTTCCCGGCCTAacacatttcaaactttttattaAGGTCCCTAAGGTTGTAGATAGAAGATAATAACAGGTTAACGATGCATCTGGAAAAAGTTATTCAAGTTTCATCAAATCCCGAAGATCGATTCTGAATCCGTCTTCAAACGCATGAAATAGGTTTCGACATTAAATATGAGAGGATGGATCTGAcaatggaagaagaagaaggtcaAAGCATGACTCTGCTCTTTCTCCCCACTTTTATATCTTCCATGACACATTAACCCCGTGTGACACACGCTCCCTGACATTAACGCCGTCTCGGCCACACTGGCCACATCAACAGAGAGCATGGCACGAGATTTACAAGCGTAAAGTCCGGGGGGGGTGTCATCTGGAGCTTGGAAGTGGCGCCTCCTCTTCCGGATGCCAAGTAACGGCCTTTATGATGAGGTAACACCTTTAAATAAGAAAGACTTATTTAAAAAGTGGGCATGTGAGGCATGAGGGATTAGGTAATATCCTCCACGAGCACACGGCTCCTTCCAGCAGCACAAAACGAGGCTTTTAACATCATTCTGAGGGACTTGTAATCCCAGAGGTCACTAACGATGTTTGGTTAATTGTTGTTGACCTCTCTAGATCATTtccctgtttaaaaaaacaaagttgcGTAAACATAAGATGAGGGATCTTATTGAAAGTGTCGTGAAATGACGGTATCGTCTTTCAAAGTTTAAAGGAGTTTCAGCGAAGGAGAAAATCCGCTTTTACACGTTTTTTAATTGCAGGAACATTTATTCACTCGTCATTCTGGCTGAGTGGGCTCCATTAAGATCGTATCAGCGCTCGAGATAAAATATCATTTCCAGACTGTGGGACGGCGCAGGGGGAATGCAGAAacggagggggggaggaggttTTGTGATGAGTAGAGCTGCTGTCAAATGTTCTCCCACGTCCCCTGAACGCATCATACCTGCTCACCTCCATTCTCTCAACAGGAAGTCACCGAACTTGAAAAacaactttgacctttgacccgacGTCGGTGTTGACACACCAGGTCGAGCTGGACCTGCtccacttctcttttctctgcgaCACAGAAGCGTTTGCATGTAGAGACGTAGGAGTCGAAGCTGCTGCTCAGCGGACAAGAGCTCTCCGCTCGGATTatttttgggaaagtgagggaACAACTGCGGAGAGATGTGGAAAGTTGAATCACAGTGAAGAGGTTTACATGCTGTAAATGAGACACTGGCCCAGTGGAGAGACCGACGAGTTTTTGAGATAACTTGACTAAAAAAGAGTTTAACATCCTGAAGGGCCAGTTCTCCCAAATTCATTTTCCTTCCCAtgcaaaatattttctttctatctctctctctctcctctttctttctgtcttactctgtctttctctatttctttatctcatttctttctaatctttctttctctctcctgtttctgtctttctcgctttctgtctgtttttctcttctcttttatttttatttttttctcctttctctcctctctttctctcttttcttactttctttatctctttctttcacttatTGAGATATgctatttttctatatttctcaATGCAGGTCaatgaaaagaatcagacaTGTGAGTGTTAATATCTCATGATCTGGAGTTTGTGAATcaaattgtgtattttctggGGGGGGGAGGTAATCTTTATTCAGTTGCTGTACTGTAACAAATTCCTTTAATATCAGAATAGatatttttcctctgtttcatgTGAGTGGTTTGATCCTGGtgtctgatctcaatacatgtaCATGCAATATGGTGATGAAATGGCCAGTCAGCCTTGGTGGTGATATGCGCTCTCTCCCAGtttgattttatcttttaaatgtttcagatgTCTTTCTCTGAGACGTCTtccacctctgcagcagagtgacGGTGAAGGGGTTTGAATTGAAACGCTCACAACGGTTAAAATGGCAGCTAACCTGTTCACGCTCCAACCCAAACTCCTGAACTACGTGGCTACTAAATGTGAACATGGCCAGAAGTATTTCTAAGGATCTTAGAAATAACACAGGGCCGTGAGTACAAATTGTCCTACAGCTCCCACatgattttaataaaagtaGGGAGCATAAACATGATGTCAGCGGCCACAAATTTATGGTCACTGAGGGGCTTCATCTGCCCAaacatggagagaaaggaggcaGAACGTTGCTCCGGAGAGACGCTTGTAGGTTGATTTCCTTCATGCTCTCACACCTAATGGTTTAAAtgggattttttggggggtttctCTGGTAAAGATTCACTGGGAAGCTTCCCGCTGATTGTTTCCTTCTGCTATAGTGAATTTGAAAAACTCTTCCTGTTGCCATTGGTTATTTGATTTTGATATTAAAGAGTGGTCGTGTTTATACGTAGGTGAGAACATCTTGGGAAACAGGATTCTGGTTTTAACCGTTGTTGGAGGAAACGGCTCCTAATCCGTACGTGTTGCGAAAAACAGACGTGTCAAACTGACCTTCTGGCATTTGAAGATCAGCATTTCTCACTTACCCCCCCTGAAGGGGTAGGAAACGTGTGCTCCTCCCTCAGTGTGTAGAGTCACTGAGGTATGTAGATCCATCGACACCCTGAGATGAgctctgtttatgtttgtgtcagGGCGTTGCACAACCTCTGGCTCCGGGTCGCCAGGTTCACCAACAGTCATGCTGACGAGCAGGCTGAAAAACAGGGCACGCAGCATCATCCGTCTTTTCGAGCAGCCTGCGTGTCACAAGGCCGCTGCAGATGCTTTCACTTCATGAAGACGTCCGTCCTCGTCCCTCAAAGCCTTCGTCTTGAGAGGCTCCCTGAGTGGAGACGACCGGATTTTCAAGAAGTAATTTTCCCTTTTCACAAGAACATTATTGTTTGAAAATAACCAAACTGCATTTGCTATAATGATGAGTGGCTCCCTGTGGAGGCGGTGGTAGAATCCAACTTGTGGCTTCTTGTCGTGACCTTCCTTTAAATTTAGCTTGAATGAAACTAAATGTCTGTCTcgctgttttgtgtgtgttgcatttgttTCCCCCGCGGCTCTTCCTTTCTTGTGTAgccctgtttttgtttgagcTGCACTGTGTGTAACTGTCAGTCGGCCAGCCCACGCCTGATGCTCCTCAGCCTCGGGGTCGACTCTCCTCCTCAGTTGGTTCACACTGCTGTTGACCACTTCAAAGCACAAAGAGTGCAGATCTTATGTGATCTTGTAGATAACAAATCTGAGAGTCGAACCCGTAACCCGTTGGGAGGAGAAAGTTCCATGGAGCAGGGATCTGGACTTGACCACATGGCCGTGGAATGTATCCTTGgtgataaaaatataaaa
This is a stretch of genomic DNA from Hippoglossus stenolepis isolate QCI-W04-F060 chromosome 21, HSTE1.2, whole genome shotgun sequence. It encodes these proteins:
- the nhlrc2 gene encoding NHL repeat-containing protein 2; translated protein: MASRCSLSALFTSQNELDISLKEAETPQEEEELVLRYLKDLDRRDDLKIPDFQTGLEWLNTEGPLSLTTDLAGKVVLLDFFTYCCINCMHILPDLHQLEKKYSVEDGLVIVGVHSAKFPNEKVFDNVRSAVLRYDICHPVVNDSEASLWHELEVSCWPTLVLLGPHGNLLFSLVGEGNRDRLMLFTACALRYYWEEGLLKNHKVGIKLYRDSLPPSILSFPGKVAVDNSKKRLAIADTGHHRILVVSSTGQLSHVIGGPESGRQDGDLSEASFNSPQGVAIKGDAVYVADTENHLIRKIDLLEGRVSTLAGTGVQGTDKEGGATGPEQPISSPWDVILGTAGGVEDNVLWIAMAGTHQIWALFLADGNLPKGSVLKAGTCVRWAGSGSEENRNNSYPHKAGFAQPSGLALAPEESMGCMFVADSESSTIRTLALKDGGVKLLVGGERDPMNLFAFGDVDGKGVDAKLQHPLGVAWAPEQSLLYVVDSYNHKIKVVDPKTKQCCTLAGTGEAGDALGPEFDKSCFNEPGGICVGQDEKLLYIADTNNHQVKILDLASKTVSLFPISMDCTDSVPARPAKAPTLPKSAARKAMPPVAVSAGQSLVLSLSLSLPEGTKLTEEAPSCWALSAEGNEWLLDNKVVTGDILDLSRPLCISTKLPAVVKDSTGEASLTLGVWVYYCTEAGKACMMKAASFTQPLQISAGPGEEEVTVALTHAF